The DNA window aatttataattaataggcgaaaatctagaacttaattataaatcatttgagcctcaactacatatgttaAATCAATCCCTCCGCTAGttcattgaaaccaaaaatgaattgagtgtttgaatagaaataaacaaaaatgaatagaaaaagagaaatgagaaacattcggaaatgattatggttttcttcgaaatggagaaataggatcatttggaaatgaatataggtttccaaaatgaaaatgaaaatggaaacttgcaatcctatataggattagttaaaaatgatggaagaatgaatttatgtttttggattgttttaaagcccaaaatatgaaaataaatcattcggttATAGTGAACaagtaaaattgtcaaaaattttattagggtaaaattgggatgagaaaattatttaatatgtaaatattaaagtttattgttCAATTCATCCGTTCTGCAATgtcattttgctgtggagtacgACTaattgtcaagtgtctcacgattcCTTTTGATTTGTACAATTCATTAAACTCATTAGAACAAATTTCCAAGCCATTATCTCTGGAAATTTGTTCTAATTGTATCAATACCTGCAATTCTATATGAAAcattatttttcatcaaaacaacacctttagaAATTGTTTCATATATTGTAAACCAATCATGGTTGGGACTCATATGAAAAGTGCAACCAGAATCGAGaatccactcctcgcttactttagagtTGTCAACAGAAGTAAGTAGGAGTTTACCATCACTGCAGTCTTTTACTACATCAGCTTTAAATTCTTCCAgttgttttcttttttgattcgcaccctcccttttgatcttattttgcaacttataaCACTCAGCCTTAATGTGccattttttgtaaaaattataggGTTTACTTCTGTTTAAAGATTTCGATCTACCCTTAGCTTTATTGTCAAGATTTTGTTTTTGTGTTCTCCTATGATTATCACTAGTATTTTGTTTTTGTCTCCCACGAATAGTAAGACTCTCTCCTTTAGAGTCAGATCCAGCTACAATATGTTTTATCTTATCATACAAGGCTAAGGAATCATAAACTTCATCCATTGTGAGAGATTTGCGACTATACAAAATTGTATCTTTAAAGGTCGAATAAGAATAGGGCAATGAACAAAGCAGAATTAACCCTAAATCTTCTTTATCATACTAAACCTCAATGGCTTCTAAATCCAAGACAATTTCTTTAAAGATAATTAAGTGTTCTACCAAAGACGtacctttttccaaatgatgagaATAAATGTGCTACTTCAAATGCAACTTACTAGTTAAGGTTTTCGACATGCAAGTTGCTCCAGCTTCAACCATAACGTAGCGATTGTCTTCTCGTTCAACACATCTTGTAGAATTTCTTTCGACGGATGCAAATGTAATTGCAATACGGCCTTTCGATCATTACGCCGCTTTTCTTTAAGTGTGTTGAAGGCATTTTATCTAACCATAGTAAGGCATTATCCAAATCTATTTGCGCAAGAATTGCATGTATCTTTACTTGCCACAATGTGAATCTAGTGTTGCGATCCAATAGCGGAATATCATAATTCAATGTCGCCATTATTATGATCAACACAAGCAACCCAAAGGCTCTGATACCATTTTATTATACTATATGTCAATAATGATAATAGGAAAGATTGCAAAACagtaagaaataaaaataagaacacgcatattttacgtggaaaactctTATCGAGAAAAAGCCATGGGTAGATAATGAGAAATTcgctaatttttaaaaatcacaatacAATAGTTTTGCGGCTGTGCGTAGTTTTTAAAGGGTTAAACAACTTGTCTAATAGAAGAAGTATAGTCCTATACTGATTCAACTTGTTCATATCGCGTGGGCGAAGCCCTCGCAGCCCCGATTGAGTTTAGTGGTGGATAGGGATTCGTGGTGGGCTACGGCCTCAGGCTTCAGCCCTTGGACCTTCGTCCCCATAAATCCCCAAATTTGcctctctattttatttctttaacaagtgagTTGCATCTCGAGCttttcaaatcgaatcaaatAGGATTCGGGTCAGACAACTCTAAcacaattaaataaatatgttgAGGAATATTAACATCTTCAAAGACAATGTCTCTAATTCTCTAAAATACTTTATGACAtttcatctttaaaaaaaaagaagagaaattcaCATTctctaaaatacttttatattaatttagaagaTAAAAAACCACAAAACTTGAAGATTTCAAGATGTCGATGGGTTCAAGTATATTTTTGTATctaattatattattgaatttttctTACTAATCTGATATGGCAAGACTTGGTTTATGATTTTAAGTTTTATACCAGAGTTTTTTTATGGTTGTAACATTTTTAGGTACAACATTTTATAATAATTGAAATATTTGGCAGATTTTTCTATTatactaaatatttaaattagttttataCTATCAAATGAATTAATTTAGCTATTGTACTAATAACAAGaattaaataaagttaaattttaatggagataataattttttaagcttttatggctctgcaaattttttttttgtagttggcattcaaataaataatattaatattcgTGTCATGTTTTAAACAGCAAATGCTTAAGTTTTTATACTAAATGGATTTAATATTGAAAAGACTGATTAAAAAGTTATTAAAgtgttaatatataatattaaacatTATATGTGAAAGTTCTGAAAAATATACAAATCCAAAATAGTGAGATCACTGTTCAAAATTCCCTTCGTTAGTGTGCACAGTACAGGCCTTATTGAAGTTGCTGACTATATGATgaaattttttatctaaaaaaaaaaccttattttgatgaaatttgcaGAGCCAAAATAGTAATGGTGTAGACTGTATGTATTGGAAGAagcaaaattcaaataattaaattataggcAGAAAAAAGTGGTTGGTAAAGTAAGCAACCAAATACAAGAAAGTTTACAATTGAAATCAGCAACTTCAAATTGCAAATGCAATCGAGTGAAGAACTTTCGTAGCCGATTGGTGCAGCCTCTATCTTGGCACCAGCATGTTCGTGTTCAGAGAGTCTTTCTAGTTCTATTTTTTCATGCCACTGCCTGCTTCAGCAAAGGCATGCCTCTGGAGTCCTAGGGGACTGTTGTAGTCCTCTTGTCTGCTTTTTGTCCTTGAACTCCATCGATCCGTTGAATCTGCTGAATTGGGCTCCCACGAGGAGGATGAAAACCCCCAATGCTGCTGCCCGCTGGCCGCTATACTATTGCTCCCTGATGATTCTTGTTCCTCCATATCTGCCCCACCACCACCTCTCCTAACTGTCACGTAGTTGTGAAAACTTGGCTCCATCAAATGATCACTTCCAATTACCTCGGATTCAACGAAAGGGTCTCCCGCTTCCGTCATTTTCCTCTCTACAGTCATGTTGTTGTAGGCGTTCTTGTTTGAACCATCTGTTGGGAGACCTTTTCTATCAGAGAATGCACCAGAGAGGTTGGAGCTTGTAGTGGAGTTGAGGTCAGCAACTGCTTCCAAAATGGAGCAGGCCTTGCTCACGCACGCTGGGAGTGAAAACTGAGGaggattgttgttgttgttttggtGAAAATTTTGGATGTCTTCAAGCAATAGCGTTGTGTATGACGATGGGATGGGGTTCAACAAAATTTCTGGATTCAGGTCCAGGTCCCGTGACCGCCTTGAGGATCTGCTTCTCGTTAATTGTTGAGGTTTCAGATTGTCAGCTCCGACCTTGGGTGGCTGTGTCTTGACATCTTCAACATTTGTAGCAATGCTGCCAGCTTTATGGTTGCTACCTTGAACACTGGCTTTGTGGTTCATCTCAACATTCGATTTCTGAAAATACAAGTCCTTTTATGTAAGTAATTAAACCAACATCGAGAAACAAACTATTGAAGCAAAATGAAGAGGAAGTACTACCTTGATTCCTCCTTGTCCTTTGTTGGTGGCAGCTGACTGTGGGTATGCAAGTGAGTTGGGATCAATCTCGCTCAATGGGTTTCTTCTATAAGGCGAATGCTCTGCTTTCCTGGAGGAACTGCGACTAAGAGTTGGTTGTTGCTGATTCTCATTGCAGCCTTTGGCATTATTAGTCCTTGCAGGGGACTGAGACCGAGGTGAAGCGGCGCTCCTTGAAACACCTACTACACCCGCCTCTCCCACATTCCTCTTAACAGAGATCCTTTTGATGGCATTAGCAGTAGTCGTGGAAGGTTCTACACCGTTGTTGCTCTTATCCATTGCCAATGAAGAAACGGTTGCCGGAACAGAGACCATCTTTCCGGGCCTGTTACTGGCATTGGCAGCATTATTACCATGGGTGCCGTCAGTGTTCTCTGATCTTCTTCCTGGGGATCGGCTCACTCGTCTTCCACCACCGCTGCCGTTAACTCTTTCTCTGCTCCCGGAGCGTTGTTGCTGCTGGTCTCTTTCTCTGCTCGGAGTCCTCCTCCTTCCTTGAGAAGAAGACCTACTTGATTGCCGGTGGCGAGGGCGGTCGTCTTCACGTAAATTATCATTCCCTTTCTTCCTCGAACCATAATCAGTTGAAGCAGCAGAGCCGATATCATTGTCGTTTTCGCAATCGAAATCGTAACTTCGCTTGGAACCGGAGAACTT is part of the Gossypium hirsutum isolate 1008001.06 chromosome D11, Gossypium_hirsutum_v2.1, whole genome shotgun sequence genome and encodes:
- the LOC107912865 gene encoding uncharacterized protein At1g65710, which codes for MYPTLTNLFTPFPISHFSIPLSHQSQMGGCFSKKKASSPRHNAQSTALPLSSALTPLAAETNLKTGSEPKVNQVTEEELSGKASQEESLVKKEIFVIKHRKSHDRDKRSPPPQNPTQSTENEPASSASTEGGVVCNINAAVRTSGCTKEEVDAILIQCGRLSRSNSSGKTPSRKFSGSKRSYDFDCENDNDIGSAASTDYGSRKKGNDNLREDDRPRHRQSSRSSSQGRRRTPSRERDQQQQRSGSRERVNGSGGGRRVSRSPGRRSENTDGTHGNNAANASNRPGKMVSVPATVSSLAMDKSNNGVEPSTTTANAIKRISVKRNVGEAGVVGVSRSAASPRSQSPARTNNAKGCNENQQQPTLSRSSSRKAEHSPYRRNPLSEIDPNSLAYPQSAATNKGQGGIKKSNVEMNHKASVQGSNHKAGSIATNVEDVKTQPPKVGADNLKPQQLTRSRSSRRSRDLDLNPEILLNPIPSSYTTLLLEDIQNFHQNNNNNPPQFSLPACVSKACSILEAVADLNSTTSSNLSGAFSDRKGLPTDGSNKNAYNNMTVERKMTEAGDPFVESEVIGSDHLMEPSFHNYVTVRRGGGGADMEEQESSGSNSIAASGQQHWGFSSSSWEPNSADSTDRWSSRTKSRQEDYNSPLGLQRHAFAEAGSGMKK